One Glycine max cultivar Williams 82 chromosome 4, Glycine_max_v4.0, whole genome shotgun sequence DNA segment encodes these proteins:
- the LOC100805234 gene encoding uncharacterized protein translates to MLPTKPHQLRKLMSLSVYKPSVLLRYLFHVSSGYVEENKKEKLELLKGITIGRNDTSNVSPLQQEVLKVWGEQDRIFPVQLAHEPKEVISKNAILELLKETPHVPQMEKPGEFNNIILNFLQGSS, encoded by the exons ATGTTGCCTACTAAACCGCACCAATTGCGAAAATTGATGTCCCTCTCCGTCTACAAGCCTAGTGTCCTTCTTAGAT ACCTTTTCCATGTTAGCAGTGGATATGTG gaagaaaataagaaggaaaaattgGAGCTTCTAAAAGGGATAACCATCGGAAGGAATGATACTTCAAATGTTTCACCTCTTCAACAG GAGGTTCTCAAAGTCTGGGGGGAACAAGACCGGATATTTCCCGTGCAACTGGCCCATGAACCGAAAGA GGTAATAAGTAAGAATGCAATATTGGAATTGTTAAAAGAAACACCCCATGTGCCTCAAATGGAAAAACCAGGAGAATTCAACAATATTATCCTAAATTTCTTACAAGGGAGCTCTTGA
- the LOC100812356 gene encoding 2-hydroxy-6-oxo-6-phenylhexa-2,4-dienoate hydrolase, with product MLPSFLSLVSVYSLYLRRCFTGAGLSSQTLRVDDESTLHFWAPTNPTAQKPSLVLIHGFGPESIWQWRKQVQFLAPHFNVYVPDLIFFGGSSTKSSERSETFQAASVGKLLDKLEVEKFHVVGTSYGGMVAYNLAKMLGEDRVQKVVIASSGVNMIKSSNVALVQRAQLEKIEDLMLPPTPQHLRILMKFSIHKPPQLLPDFLLRDFLAKLYGENRKEKMELLKGLTVGRDDTSRISPLQQEVLIVWGEEDRIFPLKLAHELKEIISKKARLELIKEASHVPQMEKPREFNNILLNFLQEHS from the exons ATGCTTCCctcatttctaagcctggtgTCAGTGTACAGCCTCTACCTCCGACGCTGCTTCACGGGCGCGGGGCTCTCATCGCAGACGCTTAGAGTGGACGACGAATCCACGCTCCACTTCTGGGCCCCGACAAACCCAACGGCCCAGAAGCCTTCCCTGGTTCTGATCCACGGGTTTGGGCCGGAGTCCATATGGCAGTGGCGCAAACAGGTCCAATTCTTAGCCCCTCACTTCAACGTGTACGTTCCGGACCTAATATTCTTCGGAGGATCGAGCACCAAGTCCAGCGAAAGGAGCGAAACGTTTCAGGCAGCGTCGGTGGGGAAGCTTTTGGACAAGTTGGAGGTTGAGAAGTTCCACGTGGTGGGGACGAGTTATGGGGGCATGGTGGCTTACAATTTGGCCAAGATGTTGGGTGAAGACAGGGTGCAAAAAGTGGTTATTGCTAGCTCCGGTGTGAACATGATCAAGAGCAGCAACGTGGCGTTGGTGCAGAGGGCGCAACTGGAGAAGATTGAGGATCTGATGCTGCCTCCTACGCCACAACACTTGCGAATATTGATGAAGTTCTCCATCCACAAGCCTCCCCAACTCTTGCCTGATTTTTTACTCCGGGACTTCTTGGCT AAATTATACGGAGAAAATAGGAAGGAAAAAATGGAGCTTCTGAAAGGGTTAACCGTCGGAAGGGATGATACTTCAAGAATTTCACCTCTTCAACAA GAGGTTCTCATAGTCTGGGGAGAAGAAGACCGAATATTTCCGCTGAAGTTGGCCCACGAACTAAAAGA GATAATCAGTAAAAAGGCAAGATTGGAATTGATAAAGGAGGCATCCCATGTGCCTCAAATGGAAAAGCCAAGAGAATTCAACAACATTCTCCTAAATTTCTTACAGGAGCATTcttga